A segment of the Amblyomma americanum isolate KBUSLIRL-KWMA chromosome 6, ASM5285725v1, whole genome shotgun sequence genome:
GATTGTCAGTGCATAGCTACAAAGCGAATGGGGTTCATTCCTTAAGGGCTGTGCTCCTGAGCACCACATTCTGTTCCTCGAGTGCAAAGAAACTGACCAGTCTTGCGAACATTTCATTTCTATGACGTACGCAATAAGAGTCATTTTGCGCCAACAAATGTCATGAATACTGAAAGAGTGAAAAATCGAAGGAATTTTACAAAAGAATGCTGTAAGCATGGTTTTGGCCAATCTTAGCCTAAAGCTATATTGTAGAAGACAGCAACAATGTTCACAGTGATGACTTGCGAAGCTGAATTCAACCAAAGTGCGCTGCACACAACACCATTAAAAAAACTGTTTGCCGTGCTTTTTCAGTTAGGCAGATATTTCGCTAACACAaagactgtatatatatatatatatatatatatatatatatatatatatattgtaactaTCTAACAGCTGTCGCTAAGTACAAAGACAAGTTCTGTAACCACTGCCTCAATGGTTCTTAAGAGGTCCTGTGTCCGACGCACCTGCCAGGTGTAGCCGTTGTCCTCTGCGTTGTCCTCCACGTTGAAACCCTCGTATGGACCAAAGTAGACCCTCCTGGGATGTGGTTTCAGGGCGAGCACTCCGTACTGGGCCCCTTTAATAGTATAGCGGCAGATGGACATGCCCTCGGGGAGGGTTTTGTTGGCAACAAGCGGGTCCCCGGCCTCCACCTGCAAACAGCGTTTCAGTTTGACTCCCTGCAATGCCAGTGGCTAATGTTTTTTATAGCACTGGAAATGCACAGATTACACTTTTCATATTCTCTGGACCTGAAGTTCTTGACTCTACAATTGTTTTCATTTGCGTTCGCTTGACTGCGGCAGTCTTTGAAACAAGCTGAAATCATAAAAAGGCGTGCACGTGTTGTATGCTGGTGAGGtcaaaaaggaaaggcgcagttaACAGTGTCGCTCAAGGCGGGAACCCGAACCACGCTGTCAACACAAGAATGCAACAGGCGGTAAAAGGAGGGAGAGGGAATTGCCATAGTCAAGAGCTCCATTAAGATGAACGCATGGTCTTTAAGCACCACTGTCTCCGCTGGGCAAGTTCGCTGTAGAAGTTTTCATCGGCGCGAACGCAGTTTGAAGACAGTGTTGTATGATCACCATCCAAAGTACAAGTGCTTGGCACTCACCTCCACGTCCTTGACGTGGGTCAATGGTCCGTGTTCGGGGCAGTCACCAGGGTGTAGTCCATTCCGCAGTCATCGCAAACTACAGAGTATCCAGGCTGTGGTTTCAGAAAGGGTGCGAGGATGCTGACATTTTGTATGCAATGCTCGCCGACTGAAGGGCCCTCAAACTGCGCCTGAAATATGCGCGTCTGGGTGTCCAAGGCTCATTATGCCATGATAAAATGAAACCTTAACAGGACGCCTTCTGTACGCTAGACATTAGCATTGTAAGACGTTGTCTAACTGGCCACTCCTAGTGTGGAGCATGTAAGTAGCCAAGAGCACCCGACGTTGTAGACAAACCATACTGCATTTCTAATGTTCATTACTTACTATATAGCTCTGCTTAAAGGCTCATTTACAACGAAGCACGCATTTCCCATCATCGTTCTGCAAGCCAGGAACCGGTTTTTGAAGACAACTCACACAGGTATTCCTCGTTTGAGTTTTCCTCGCATTCCATGTACTTGATCGCTTTTCGCTGCCGTCTCAGGTAGCGGGACCCACTGGAAGACGTCTCGGGTGAGGCTGCATTTCATAACAAGATAGTTGCTGTAAGCGTGGCTTGTTGCATAGAATCGAATACAGCGGTTCTGACAGAACTTTACAATTCcgtgccaaagaaaaaaaaacatttaagctGTAGCCTAATCAAGTGTCTTCTACAACATTCtattacagaaaacaaaacagcaatCCTATCATCTAAAACGTCAAACCTTTCATAATCCCTAGTTATTAATATTTGAGAACTTACAGCCATGAAACTGCCCAAAGCTCTGCTGATTCTTAGCTGGGTAGCACGACATCTTTATTATTTTTGCTTTATTAGCATATGTCTGCTAACGGACTGTTTCAGGGAAAGTCTCTGCAGAACATTGGCTGAAAACAGTAATATAGCTTCTGTCGGAAGCAAGAAGTTGGTCCTTTGTAGCACTCTCATGTAAGGCCCTTCCAAGGGCGCTtaaggtatctgtaataaataaatgatTGAACATCAAATCATGCCTTTCAGCTGGAAATGTCCAATTCCAGCTAGAACTACATGTTTGtagctaccgtaaaaaccggactataggtcggaccggaatataggtcgaccccctaactaaccaattctaaaaatgaaaaagatcttttttcaatgggaaaagtaccgaaagacatccttactttgaaacaaatgcgactcgagaggttggacaatggtgacagtatttaatttcatttaaatgcagcttgtatgtacacccggcaaattttttaacaatatcgcgcaccaatcggcccgcatgtttgtttctggcacaggcaagtacggcgccgtagagcaaagccctcctcttcatgaatcgccgcaaccaggatggcgagtctttgaattgcgccctcgtgagtctagaggcacgcgcgatctctgccgctttcacgcggatgcattcggcagtcacaggcagcgatcttgctcgcagcgcaacgtttccttcctattctcgatacactacggtctgcccacgaaatgttttcttctggttgctgcaagttgtaatacgcagcttctgcctccgccagtactgaatgctcttttcggatactccaaattcgcgctgtaccgccaggttcccgtgagcttcctcgtactacagtgctctagaatatgggtagtgggttcaggagccggcgcgctccatgcgatgcggtgaggcggcgagtgtcgacaggtcccggatgtaagcggtggcgctgttgtagcgtgggctgtaggctcggcgcgcccgcgcgcgcggctagcagtcccgccaagctgcctgcagctgtttgttgctttttgtgcggtgcatttttcctctttgtgagttcgcggcgttaagactacggtcatgccgaatcgtcggcgtcaacggcattgttttgctcccggcTGCAAAACGGAATACCAGTGGACGAgaggcgatcagccgtcgctcttcgctgtgccaaaggatgagaaccgacggaagcagtgggaacgcaaccttcatcgaaaagataaagttttggacgaaacctgctgtgtgtgtgagctacatttcgagccatcatgcattgtgagggactttatacacatcattgacggcaaagaagtccgcatcccgcgtggaaagccggaacttttacccgatgcggtgccaactttgctgccgaacgcgccgagctatctgtcaaagaaaacaccgctacagagaccacctagaaagaggaaaaacacaagtacatatcctaatgaagcgaaaagaccacaaagtaatgcttccgacgttaacaTGGAATCGAGGTGTGcgggcattgacactgagagtagcgtgttggcgaacgaccaagacccttgtgaagttgacgaagcatctgtgccggacgatttttctaagctggatgttccttcaaagccaggacagtgagtttactgcaatttgcgacaaaggagggttgctctacccgtctcgtgtgctttttttgatggtgagaaggctggaaaaccttttcacaactttttttagtcaggaaaagctgtgcagtaacagcatagtagatgttattgtgctgggaaaatctcagatttcatgtggtgtagggtgcagccagcactcagaagcgctcacagtcagcattctcaagttttatgttttgacaaggctgcatttttatgttaaatcaatcaatgagtcgcgagaagctcgcaggaaaaagaagcttcatgctaagatgggcaagtgctcatagtcgcgcaaacaagaaaacacggcattcctttgagaaattcaagaatatgtctcacactgtgcatacATAGTTGGAGCGCTgaataaaggagtgctttgttttataaaaattattttatctTGTCGCATTCATgagcgtttatacatcggcggcagttgacccttcgttttgatgaaaaaaatgcatgcatcaaaacaacaattaaaacaggggcatgaaatctaaagttcgacgaaaactcgtccggtcaggtagaagattcatgtaaaaaggaaaggaacgccgaccaaaggttgttagaaaaaaagacgtttcggcttccctacggaagccttgatcagagttatcaaggcttccatagggaagccagagcgtcttcttttttaacaacaatttttggtcggcgttcctttcctttttacaaaacagaggcatgcataccacacttaaaattatcgcattcacatatagtacgctgtacacacaacggtctctaagtgaagcgtttttttttagtccaatttcttgttgccccgcccctctactaaaacacttccgatggctcaagctggagtacactcggccacgtttgccgacagcttcgagttggccgctggataaccccgatgatcgatagaatgtttgctcctctccctgtactcagcctttcctatgggaggcgataatactagtatgcactaacgttgaaatatgggagccgtacctgcaaaagagcacgatcagcgttgcgaagcattaacggggccgctcgtccgcaccaccgcgctatcggctgttggctactactacatctaattttcttgattcgccgacaatatctgtgtacagcttcacctatttgtaggacctgttttaaaagacagagccttgcttatttctccgacgattctatgcacagcgcgcatccacggcgcggcgcgccgcatttcatacagcccatgctctggtggcgccatctggtatcgtcgacacaagtcgcctcaccgctggccgctccctgaacccactacccatattctagagcactgtactcgtactcaatcgtgtttttcttgaaggcgactgtaaattgccgttagcttccgctttgcatctactaaaacgcaaaatggcagcactgctgctgatggcgatggtgatggaggctgttgacttcagccacccattgttgcaagacttccgtattttttccgccaatgaccggtatataagacgggggtcgacttttcaccatggttttttgaaaaaacgttcgacctatattccggtttttacggtatattATTAAACCGGAAATCGTGTCCAGCTAGAACATTTCTTGCTTTCAGCTGGAAAATTTCCACTTGCAATCCAGTACCTCCAGTTTGAGTCTCGTCCACATACGGCGAGAAAGTGTCACTCCAGCGACAAATTCAGCTCAAGAAGTTCTTTTACAGAGTGAATACCCCTGAGGAAAGTTTGCTTAGTCTTCAGTTTCATCTCGCAATGCCTTACTGTGCCATTATAGGCTCACCTTTAGGTAACagccaaagagcacaggcatacATGGACATGCACCTCAACACTTAATGCTTTTATTTTTCCATTCACACCTTTAGTTCCAAAACATCCCGCAATAATTTGTCGTGTATGCTCCCGATTGGTTTAGACCTCGCTTTTAATGTACTGCCGCCCAGCTCTTTATGGCGATGGGTCCGTCACGTGCTTTCTGGTCTCACTGAATACCCCTCTCTTGATATCGCTTTTACGGATATTTGAGGTGCACAGGGAATAACTAAATAAGCGGGCTTCCCCCGGGAACCCGCCACTCACGAGGGTTGGCCAGATGACCCCTGGCGGCTGTCTTCGGCGTCCTCCGCTAAGCTGACTTGCTTGACGGCACGCTTGGGGTAGCGTCTGTCGTCAGCTCCGACTGCACCGGCAACTGAATCAAAGTAGGTGGGAAACGTTAGGTCCCAAACGACATGCAAGTATACGTGTTCGTTGCAAAGGCCGGGAATGGACCacgtttcatttttttgtttgtgaaaagAAAGTTACTCCAAAAGCGTTCCTTATCATTGCTTCAGTTAAGCGTCGAGAATTAAAAGCTGCACATGTAAGCTGGTGTAATCATTCATTCACCACAATACATATGCTTTTAATGACCACACTGTGCCAACCAAAGGCGTTCAACCCAAACGATGAAATGATAATGGAAACCAAAACAGGATAGTGCAATTCAAAGTGAGGCAGAGGTAGGCAAATTAACCTTGTGGGTCCACTTACCTTCATAGCGAGCTAATGAAAAGACAGTTATTAAACCTTAGCTTATGACCCAGCTAATCTATATAATTTCCTAGTGAACTGACATCCGCCGCGGCTGAGGGTGTGTTCCTCATAAGATTTTCTATTTCGAGCACACGTTTAGGAAGTTTTGAAAGTGGTCGCTAAAACACCGGTGATTACAGCAAATAAACAGATGAAATGGTCATATAATTTCTCTAGTAATCCTACCTTGTAAGGGTGAGGAGATTGGTAACTTACGTGTCTTTAAAAGGTAATTAACCTTCGAaggtcctctcttctctttcggcATGATGTCCTTTGACGGCAGGAGGCCACAGCTGACGCCGCCAAGCACCAGGCTTCTTTATCTGGCTTGAGCTCGCGTTCTTTTACTGAGGAGCCTGATAATGACATGCACAAATAACTCGCGATAAACAACAAGAAATACTTATCCCGCGGTCCAATGTGTGAAGCGGGAGACAATGATGAGGCTTAAAAGGTAAACAACCACTTTGTCTAAATTGTAGGAATAGTGTATCCGGGACACTCGTCCACGAGGGTAGGTTGAGCTCAGAAAGCATCACAATGTGCGGTTTGCGGCCGATGGCcttgcacaattttaaaaaaaataggcttttcgagttaCTTAGAAGGATTTGGTGTTAGGCCAGTTGGCAGgacatcgtgaagagcaaaaccgcaaaacaggacaggACTGAGgcccgccctgtgttgtcgcctgtcTCAGTCCAGTCCtcttttgcggttttgctcctcacaagGTTTTcgagttagaacagcgctttttttttttcggaatagcATGGCCAGCAGTGAAGtgcatcagaatatagctaaggTGTGATAACTAGCAGctagttggttaactaatattgaatagttaaatgTTTTACCATTACTATTGCgctgcttaattattgagaggcgtgtagcccaccgtaagtaatagccataccagtttGCATAATTTCGAAAGCAcgattacctttggcgctgtggcccaacaaattttggctatttcggcgGGCTACGTGCACtgcaaaggttgctttgcctgcaagtttctTGAAAGCGCATGTGTATTGGCATGATAACGGCCAAATTTGTTGGGATTCGCCTGCAAGGTTTTGAAAGCACGTCTATTGGCGTGATATCGGCGAATTTTTTTCGGCGACCGCCGAGGgccaccgcattttcgaaattctaaacacttATTTCACAATgttacttttttattatttaccgaaaatcgctgtgaaacttctttaaAGTTCCATTTTCTGTTTCGAAGTAAGTCTGTGattttcatacttttcttcaTCATTATTTACTGAAAGCTTGCAAAAGGTCTGTGAAATTCACTTTCTGTTTTCAGCGATTCTAAtattttacagtgtttcttttctaTCGTGTACAGAAAATCAGTGAATAAAAAGAGAGTTCAGTTCTCTGTTTTTGGCTTGCTGTTAATTTACAcacatctttcttttttgtttgcagaATATATGTTTCAAAGTAATGGAAAGTTCTGTTGCCTGGTTGTTcttttatttcaatatttttttccccACAAAATGCGGCTTTTCTGCAAGCATTTAAAGAAGTGCACATTAAATTACAAATGCGCTCTTTACGTCGCTTACAGAATTGAAAGCGTGAGGTTCGATAATTcactgctcgagggaagttgCCTGCAGCCAATTTAACAATGTCTAAATATGAAACGTTTGCATAACACACTGATTTTCATTGGTGTAGCATTGCCTGCGAACCGAAAACAAAACAGCTTGTATGAAGGAGCACTTCATTAAAATGAAAGTGAAAACATGGGGCCTTGAGTTTTAAGCAGTCTCCCTGTGTTTCATCGTTACGACACACGTGGCGTGTCTTACTGTATACGACAGTAcgccgttcgaaggttgcaaCATGAAATCTTTATTGCTTCCGGCTCGGGGCGTATATATACGAAACAGAGAGGAGGGAAAGAGAGAACAAGAGAAGGATATCAAACGATAAACGCACGTGCCGTCAGCGCTTGCAAGGCAGTCTGATTGCGGCTGACGTCACTTTacaacatctcttcttccttAATAGTGAAGTCGCTGTACTGGTTTCCTTTGACGTGTAGAGCGCCGCAAGGCTTGGGGTGATCTGACGGGTTCAGCGTTGCTCCCTGCGAGTTCCGGCTGAATTTCATGCTCAGGTTCTGTTATGCCCCCTTGTTCGGCTGGAGTTCTCGGCAACAGTGGGTAGTCGCTAGGAGTACCTGTTCTCGAGTCTCGTTTTGCCGCTTCTTGGTATTTACCAAACGGTGGCGTCGCATCTTCCCGGTCCCACACCTGGTCAACATGTCGTCTTACTGATCCGGCTGGTGTTCGAATGCTCACCATCCGAGAGCCTGTTGTAGACTCTACAATTCCTGGAGTCCATTTCTCACTCCTTCCGAAGTTGCGGGCGTACACGGTAGCTTCAGGCAATGGCAGCGGCCACTCGTTTGCTTCGTTCGCTGGCCCTGCGTGTACAGGAGGGAAACATGTATCTAAACGGGATCGAATTTTATATCCGAAGAGCAGCTCTGACGGCGATTTTCCAGAGCGGTTAGGTGTCCTTCTGTAATTGAAAAGGAGCTTGTTTATATTATCTTCCAGCCGCCCCTCACCAATCTTCTTGAGGCCGTCCTTAATTGTCCTGACAGCCCTTTCTGCTAGGCCGTTCGATTGAGGGTGATATACAGCTGTGCGCAGATGCGTTATGTTGTTCCTCTTGACAAAAGTAGCGAACTCGTCAGCGGTAAACTGCGTTCCATTATCGGATACGATGGTTCGTGGCACGCCAAATCTGCAGAAGATACCGCGCAGGCAGTTGATTGTGCATGAAGCGTTTGCTTGTCGGAGTGGCACAGCTTCAATCCGCTTACTGTATGCGTCCACGACCACGAGTATCATGTTCCCTGCAATAGGTCCCGCAAAATCGATATGTGCCCTTGCCCATTTTTCAACAGTAGCGGGCCAGCCTTTTGGCGTTGCTGTAGCTGGCATGGGCAGGTTTTGGACACAACTCTGACATGACGCTGTCACTGCCTCTATTTCGTGATCTAACCCTGGCCACCAGAATGACGATCTAGCAACCGCCTTCATAGCGGACGATCCCTGGTGCGTCTCATGCAAAAGGTATAAGATGCGACgtcgcgcctccatcggaacgacTACTCGCCGGCCCCAGTATAACAACCCGTGGGCCAAAGAAAGCTCCAATTTCTTGTCAAAAAAAAGGTGCGACACTCGTGTTCAAGCCTTTCGCGCAGGGCGGCCAACCGTTCTTGGTGAATCGCATAACTTGACTCAGAGCAGGGTCGCCCGCACTCAACTGCCTTAGCTCCTCAACTGACACAGTTCCCTCATCGAACACACTCAATGCCAGCAGATAGTCTGGTGGGTCCGCTTCTGGTGGCTTCGGCTCAGATGTCCGTTGTGGCAGTCTACTAAGGGCGTCAGCGTTGAGGAGTTGTTTACCAGGAGAGTATTGAAGCTGATAGCGGAATCCGCCTAAGTACAGCGCCCAGCGCTGTTTTCTGGCGGCTGCCAATGCTGGGGTTGGTCGATCCGCCTTCAGCAGGCCCAGGAGCggctggtggtcggtgaccaataGAAATTCTCGGCTTACGAGATAATCACGGAATTTGGACACTCCAAACACAAGAGCAAGGGCTTCCCTCTCAAGCTGGGAATAATTTTTCTCAGCCCTTGTTAGCGTCCTAGAACGGAACCCGACAGGTTTGTTTACCTTTCCGAATGTATGGAAAAGCACGGCACCTATTCCGTCCTGTGAAGCGTCACACTCTAGCTTGAGGGGTCTCTCGGGATCATAGTGAGCCAGCACAGCCGCTTCCCGAAGGCATTTTTTTGCTGCGAAAAGCTGCTCC
Coding sequences within it:
- the LOC144094922 gene encoding uncharacterized protein LOC144094922, translating into MAHHQLPEYDDQSDNWKAYITKVEAYIEATGVSDSGKKRMLLVAALSTRTVQVLSGQVAPRKPNSLTYEEAVKVLDAYFDPKRHEITESYRFFNRCQLEGSSHTPATHAVLSEFKDVFSPELDLIDGHPVHLKLKEGAMPKFYHQPLLGLLKADRPTPALAAARKQRWALYLGGFRYQLQYSPGPANEANEWPLPLPEATVYARNFGRSEKWTPGIVESTTGSRMVSIRTPAGSVRRHVDQVWDREDATPPFGKYQEAAKRDSRTGTPSDYPLLPRTPAEQGGITEPEHEIQPELAGSNAEPVRSPQALRRSTRQRKPVQRLHY